Proteins encoded together in one Larus michahellis chromosome 4, bLarMic1.1, whole genome shotgun sequence window:
- the API5 gene encoding apoptosis inhibitor 5 isoform X2 yields the protein MPTVEELYRNYGILADATETAGQHKDAYQVILDGVKGGAKEKRLAAQFIPKFFKHFPELADSAINAQLDLCEDEDVSIRRQAIKELPQFATGDNLPRVADILTQLLQSDDSAEFNLVNNALLSIFKMDAKGTLGGLFSQILQGEDIVRERAIKFLSTKLKTLPEEVMTKEVEEFILTESKKVLEDVTGEEFVLFMKILSGLKSLQTVSGRQQLVELVAEQADLEQTFNPSDPDCVDRLLQCTRQAVPLFSKNVHSTKFVTYFCEHVLPNLSALTTPVEGLDIQLEVLKLLAEMSSFCGDMEKLESNLKKLFDKLLEYMPLPPEEAENGENAGNEEPKLQFSYVECLLYSFHQLGRKLPDFLTAKLNAEKLKDFKIRLQYFARGLQVYIRQLRLALQGKTGEALKTEENKIKVVALKITNNINVLIKDLFHIPPSYKSTVTLSWKPVQKADASQKRASEDTTSSSPPKKASAGPKRDARQIYNPPSGKYSSNLGSFSYDEFLQVAELGHLLSHDWTCAEFLLQPLLMLQT from the exons ATGCCCACCGTGGAGGAGCTCTACCGCAACTACGGGATCCTGGCGGACGCCACCGAGACGGCGGGCCAG cataaGGATGCGTACCAGGTGATCTTGGATGGTGTTAAAGGAGGTGCCAAGGAGAAGAGACTTGCAGCCCAGTTTATTCCTAAATTCTTCAAGCATTTTCCTGAGCTAGCTGACTCTGCTATCAATGCCCAGTTGGACCTCTGTGAGGATGAAGATGTTTCT ATCCGGCGACAAGCAATCAAGGAATTGCCTCAGTTTGCTACTGGAGATAATCTTCCTCGGGTAGCAGACATACTGACCCAGCTTCTACAGTCAG atGATTCCGCAGAATTCAATTTGGTGAACAATGCTTTGCTCAGTATATTTAAGATGGATGCTAAAG GGACTTTGGGAGGCTTATTCAGTCAAATTCTTCAGGGAGAGGATATTGTGAGAGAGCGAGCCATCAAGTTCCTCTCCACAAAACTGAAAACCCTGCCTGAGGAGGTGATGACAAAGGAGGTAGAAGAGTTCATATTGACTGAATCAAAGAAG gtactggaagaTGTGACAGGTGAAGAATTTGTTCTGTTCATGAAAATATTGTCTGGATTAAAAAGCTTACAGACAGTAAGTGGGAGGCAACAACTAGTGGAGCTGGTAGCTGAACAAGCTGACCTGGAACAAACATTCAATCCATCTGATCCGGATTGTGTGGACAGACTTCTGCAGTGTACTCGGCAGGCAGTGCCGCTCTTCTCG aaaaatgttcATTCCACAAAATTTGTTACTTACTTCTGTGAGCATGTTCTGCCAAACCTCAGTGCTTTGACTACTCCAGTGGAGGGTCTTGATATCCAGTTAGAG GTTTTGAAGCTTCTTGCTGAAATGAGTTCATTTTGTGGTGATATGGAAAAGCTTGAATCAAATTTGAAGAAGTTGTTTGATAAATTACTG GAGTATATGCCTCTTCCTCCAGAGGAAGCAGAGAATGGGGAGAATGCTGGCAATGAAGAGCCCAAGTTGCAATTCAGTTATGTGGAGTGTTTATTGTATAGCTTCCATCAGCTGGGTCGTAAACTCCCAGACTTCCTCACAGCCAAGCTGAATGCAGAGAAATTGAAAGACTTTAAAATCAG gCTACAGTATTTTGCTCGAGGGTTGCAGGTGTATATTCGACAGCTTCGTCTAGCACTTCAAGGAAAAACAGGAGAAGCCTTGAAAACAGAGGAG aaCAAGATTAAAGTGGTTGCCTTGAAAATAACCAATAACATTAATGTTTTAATCAAG GATCTCTTCCACATTCCTCCTTCTTACAAAAGTACAGTTACGCTGTCCTGGAAACCAGTACAGAAGGCAGATGCAAG tCAAAAAAGAGCAAGTGAAGATACAACCTCAAGTTCACCCCCAAAGAAGGCTTCGGCAGGACCAAAAAGGGATGCCAGGCAAATATATAACCCTCCCAGTGGAAAATACAGCAGTAATCTGGGTAGTTTTTCTTACG ATGAGTTTCTGCAAGTGGCAGAGCTGGGCCACCTCCTGTCACATGACTGGACCTGTGCCGAATTCCTATTACAGCCACTGCTGATGTTGCAGACCTGA
- the API5 gene encoding apoptosis inhibitor 5 isoform X3, protein MPTVEELYRNYGILADATETAGQHKDAYQVILDGVKGGAKEKRLAAQFIPKFFKHFPELADSAINAQLDLCEDEDVSIRRQAIKELPQFATGDNLPRVADILTQLLQSDDSAEFNLVNNALLSIFKMDAKGTLGGLFSQILQGEDIVRERAIKFLSTKLKTLPEEVMTKEVEEFILTESKKVLEDVTGEEFVLFMKILSGLKSLQTVSGRQQLVELVAEQADLEQTFNPSDPDCVDRLLQCTRQAVPLFSKNVHSTKFVTYFCEHVLPNLSALTTPVEGLDIQLEVLKLLAEMSSFCGDMEKLESNLKKLFDKLLEYMPLPPEEAENGENAGNEEPKLQFSYVECLLYSFHQLGRKLPDFLTAKLNAEKLKDFKIRLQYFARGLQVYIRQLRLALQGKTGEALKTEENKIKVVALKITNNINVLIKDLFHIPPSYKSTVTLSWKPVQKADASQKRASEDTTSSSPPKKASAGPKRDARQIYNPPSGKYSSNLGSFSYEQRGGFRGGRGRGWGGRGNRSRGRIY, encoded by the exons ATGCCCACCGTGGAGGAGCTCTACCGCAACTACGGGATCCTGGCGGACGCCACCGAGACGGCGGGCCAG cataaGGATGCGTACCAGGTGATCTTGGATGGTGTTAAAGGAGGTGCCAAGGAGAAGAGACTTGCAGCCCAGTTTATTCCTAAATTCTTCAAGCATTTTCCTGAGCTAGCTGACTCTGCTATCAATGCCCAGTTGGACCTCTGTGAGGATGAAGATGTTTCT ATCCGGCGACAAGCAATCAAGGAATTGCCTCAGTTTGCTACTGGAGATAATCTTCCTCGGGTAGCAGACATACTGACCCAGCTTCTACAGTCAG atGATTCCGCAGAATTCAATTTGGTGAACAATGCTTTGCTCAGTATATTTAAGATGGATGCTAAAG GGACTTTGGGAGGCTTATTCAGTCAAATTCTTCAGGGAGAGGATATTGTGAGAGAGCGAGCCATCAAGTTCCTCTCCACAAAACTGAAAACCCTGCCTGAGGAGGTGATGACAAAGGAGGTAGAAGAGTTCATATTGACTGAATCAAAGAAG gtactggaagaTGTGACAGGTGAAGAATTTGTTCTGTTCATGAAAATATTGTCTGGATTAAAAAGCTTACAGACAGTAAGTGGGAGGCAACAACTAGTGGAGCTGGTAGCTGAACAAGCTGACCTGGAACAAACATTCAATCCATCTGATCCGGATTGTGTGGACAGACTTCTGCAGTGTACTCGGCAGGCAGTGCCGCTCTTCTCG aaaaatgttcATTCCACAAAATTTGTTACTTACTTCTGTGAGCATGTTCTGCCAAACCTCAGTGCTTTGACTACTCCAGTGGAGGGTCTTGATATCCAGTTAGAG GTTTTGAAGCTTCTTGCTGAAATGAGTTCATTTTGTGGTGATATGGAAAAGCTTGAATCAAATTTGAAGAAGTTGTTTGATAAATTACTG GAGTATATGCCTCTTCCTCCAGAGGAAGCAGAGAATGGGGAGAATGCTGGCAATGAAGAGCCCAAGTTGCAATTCAGTTATGTGGAGTGTTTATTGTATAGCTTCCATCAGCTGGGTCGTAAACTCCCAGACTTCCTCACAGCCAAGCTGAATGCAGAGAAATTGAAAGACTTTAAAATCAG gCTACAGTATTTTGCTCGAGGGTTGCAGGTGTATATTCGACAGCTTCGTCTAGCACTTCAAGGAAAAACAGGAGAAGCCTTGAAAACAGAGGAG aaCAAGATTAAAGTGGTTGCCTTGAAAATAACCAATAACATTAATGTTTTAATCAAG GATCTCTTCCACATTCCTCCTTCTTACAAAAGTACAGTTACGCTGTCCTGGAAACCAGTACAGAAGGCAGATGCAAG tCAAAAAAGAGCAAGTGAAGATACAACCTCAAGTTCACCCCCAAAGAAGGCTTCGGCAGGACCAAAAAGGGATGCCAGGCAAATATATAACCCTCCCAGTGGAAAATACAGCAGTAATCTGGGTAGTTTTTCTTACG AGCAAAGAGGTGGTTTCCggggtggaagaggaagaggCTGGGGAGGACGTGGTAATCGTAGCCGAGGAAGAATCTACTGA
- the API5 gene encoding apoptosis inhibitor 5 isoform X1, producing the protein MPTVEELYRNYGILADATETAGQHKDAYQVILDGVKGGAKEKRLAAQFIPKFFKHFPELADSAINAQLDLCEDEDVSIRRQAIKELPQFATGDNLPRVADILTQLLQSDDSAEFNLVNNALLSIFKMDAKGTLGGLFSQILQGEDIVRERAIKFLSTKLKTLPEEVMTKEVEEFILTESKKVLEDVTGEEFVLFMKILSGLKSLQTVSGRQQLVELVAEQADLEQTFNPSDPDCVDRLLQCTRQAVPLFSKNVHSTKFVTYFCEHVLPNLSALTTPVEGLDIQLEVLKLLAEMSSFCGDMEKLESNLKKLFDKLLEYMPLPPEEAENGENAGNEEPKLQFSYVECLLYSFHQLGRKLPDFLTAKLNAEKLKDFKIRLQYFARGLQVYIRQLRLALQGKTGEALKTEENKIKVVALKITNNINVLIKDLFHIPPSYKSTVTLSWKPVQKADASQKRASEDTTSSSPPKKASAGPKRDARQIYNPPSGKYSSNLGSFSYALTPQISHWTDEFLQVAELGHLLSHDWTCAEFLLQPLLMLQT; encoded by the exons ATGCCCACCGTGGAGGAGCTCTACCGCAACTACGGGATCCTGGCGGACGCCACCGAGACGGCGGGCCAG cataaGGATGCGTACCAGGTGATCTTGGATGGTGTTAAAGGAGGTGCCAAGGAGAAGAGACTTGCAGCCCAGTTTATTCCTAAATTCTTCAAGCATTTTCCTGAGCTAGCTGACTCTGCTATCAATGCCCAGTTGGACCTCTGTGAGGATGAAGATGTTTCT ATCCGGCGACAAGCAATCAAGGAATTGCCTCAGTTTGCTACTGGAGATAATCTTCCTCGGGTAGCAGACATACTGACCCAGCTTCTACAGTCAG atGATTCCGCAGAATTCAATTTGGTGAACAATGCTTTGCTCAGTATATTTAAGATGGATGCTAAAG GGACTTTGGGAGGCTTATTCAGTCAAATTCTTCAGGGAGAGGATATTGTGAGAGAGCGAGCCATCAAGTTCCTCTCCACAAAACTGAAAACCCTGCCTGAGGAGGTGATGACAAAGGAGGTAGAAGAGTTCATATTGACTGAATCAAAGAAG gtactggaagaTGTGACAGGTGAAGAATTTGTTCTGTTCATGAAAATATTGTCTGGATTAAAAAGCTTACAGACAGTAAGTGGGAGGCAACAACTAGTGGAGCTGGTAGCTGAACAAGCTGACCTGGAACAAACATTCAATCCATCTGATCCGGATTGTGTGGACAGACTTCTGCAGTGTACTCGGCAGGCAGTGCCGCTCTTCTCG aaaaatgttcATTCCACAAAATTTGTTACTTACTTCTGTGAGCATGTTCTGCCAAACCTCAGTGCTTTGACTACTCCAGTGGAGGGTCTTGATATCCAGTTAGAG GTTTTGAAGCTTCTTGCTGAAATGAGTTCATTTTGTGGTGATATGGAAAAGCTTGAATCAAATTTGAAGAAGTTGTTTGATAAATTACTG GAGTATATGCCTCTTCCTCCAGAGGAAGCAGAGAATGGGGAGAATGCTGGCAATGAAGAGCCCAAGTTGCAATTCAGTTATGTGGAGTGTTTATTGTATAGCTTCCATCAGCTGGGTCGTAAACTCCCAGACTTCCTCACAGCCAAGCTGAATGCAGAGAAATTGAAAGACTTTAAAATCAG gCTACAGTATTTTGCTCGAGGGTTGCAGGTGTATATTCGACAGCTTCGTCTAGCACTTCAAGGAAAAACAGGAGAAGCCTTGAAAACAGAGGAG aaCAAGATTAAAGTGGTTGCCTTGAAAATAACCAATAACATTAATGTTTTAATCAAG GATCTCTTCCACATTCCTCCTTCTTACAAAAGTACAGTTACGCTGTCCTGGAAACCAGTACAGAAGGCAGATGCAAG tCAAAAAAGAGCAAGTGAAGATACAACCTCAAGTTCACCCCCAAAGAAGGCTTCGGCAGGACCAAAAAGGGATGCCAGGCAAATATATAACCCTCCCAGTGGAAAATACAGCAGTAATCTGGGTAGTTTTTCTTACG CACTCACACCCCAAATTTCCCATTGGACAGATGAGTTTCTGCAAGTGGCAGAGCTGGGCCACCTCCTGTCACATGACTGGACCTGTGCCGAATTCCTATTACAGCCACTGCTGATGTTGCAGACCTGA